The following are encoded in a window of Hemiscyllium ocellatum isolate sHemOce1 chromosome 35, sHemOce1.pat.X.cur, whole genome shotgun sequence genomic DNA:
- the LOC132832502 gene encoding zinc-binding protein A33-like isoform X5 yields the protein MASGQQGENWTEETVCPICLDFFTDPVILDCGHNFCRFCITQIWERQKINSCPECRQEFPDRSLRGNRALANLAKKARKLNLNPQEKESKHHCEVHQEELKLFCETDKKLICYTCVVSREHKSHNFISIKEAVEIYKGEVKSSLNSITEKKWEVSEMERQQKERISQVREQASTLRTNITSEFVELYQILSEKKQRLLRDLKEEAERILKPMERNLRKIQENLNSIDEKRSTLEKQLREKDGVMFLKDDNCEKSRINRENDTLQLVDGALNDGHFCGPSLYTIWREFLEAIKPDSVTLDEETAHPELELSNDLKSVRWTSTARSLPDNTKRSKMLPKSSWKKRDKTLPYSRHKYYG from the exons ATGGCTTCCGGACAGCAGGGAGAGAATTGGACCGAGGAGACCGTTtgtcccatttgtctggatttctTCACCGATCCGGTTATACTGGATTGTGGACACAACTTCTGCCGCTTCTGTATCACCCAGATTTGGGAAAGGCAGAAGATAAACTCCTGCCCGGAATGTCGACAGGAGTTTCCGGACAGATCCCTCAGAGGCAACCGGGCCTTAGCGAATCTGGCCAAGAAAGCTCGGAAATTAAATCTGAATCCACAAGAGAAGGAAAGTAAACATCACTGTGAGGTACATCAGGAAGAACTGAAGCTATTTTGTGAAACTGACAAGAAATTGATCTGTTACACTTGTGTAGTTTCTCGGGAACACAAATCTCACAACTTCATATCAATTAAAGAAGCTGTTGAGATCTACAAG GGTGAAGTGAAATCATCTTTGAATTCTATCACAGAAAAGAAATGGGAGGTTTCAGAAATGGAGAGGCAGCAGAAAGAGAGGATTTCCCAAGTTCGA GAACAGGCGAGCACTCTGAGGACCAACATCACATCCGAGTTTGTTGAATTGTACCAAATTCTCAGTGAGAAAAAGCAACGTTTACTCAGAGATCTCAAGGAAGAGGCGGAGAGGATTCTAAAACCAATGGAGAGAAACCTTCGAAAAATTCAAGAGAATTTAAATTCTATTGATGAGAAACGCTCAACACTGGAGAAACAATTGCGAGAAAAAGACGGGGTGATGTTTCTGAAG GACGATAATTGTGAGAAAAGCAG GATTAACAGGGAAAATGACACACTGCAGTTGGTAGATGGTGCCCTGAATGATGGACATTTCTGTGGCCCTTCATTGTACACAATTTggagagaattcctggaagccaTCAAGCCTG ACTCTGTGACCCTTGATGAAGaaacagcacatccagagcttgaGTTGTCTAATGATCTGAAAAGTGTGAGATGGACCAGCACTGCAAGGAGCCTCCCTGATAACACAAAAAG GTCAAAGATGCTTCCCAAATCATCATGGAAGAAGAG
- the LOC132832502 gene encoding zinc-binding protein A33-like isoform X1, translating to MASGQQGENWTEETVCPICLDFFTDPVILDCGHNFCRFCITQIWERQKINSCPECRQEFPDRSLRGNRALANLAKKARKLNLNPQEKESKHHCEVHQEELKLFCETDKKLICYTCVVSREHKSHNFISIKEAVEIYKGEVKSSLNSITEKKWEVSEMERQQKERISQVREQASTLRTNITSEFVELYQILSEKKQRLLRDLKEEAERILKPMERNLRKIQENLNSIDEKRSTLEKQLREKDGVMFLKDDNCEKSRINRENDTLQLVDGALNDGHFCGPSLYTIWREFLEAIKPDSVTLDEETAHPELELSNDLKSVRWTSTARSLPDNTKRFTMRESVLGSIGFTSGRHYWAVDVSGNRHWRLGVAAQSVDRKRSVGLKPENGFWTIQRTEDQFHIKPSLGSPLPVGYIPRNVGVYLNYEAGTVSFYCADTKFQLHTFTGNKFTEKLYPFFWTWDENKWLTICCNYNPNM from the exons ATGGCTTCCGGACAGCAGGGAGAGAATTGGACCGAGGAGACCGTTtgtcccatttgtctggatttctTCACCGATCCGGTTATACTGGATTGTGGACACAACTTCTGCCGCTTCTGTATCACCCAGATTTGGGAAAGGCAGAAGATAAACTCCTGCCCGGAATGTCGACAGGAGTTTCCGGACAGATCCCTCAGAGGCAACCGGGCCTTAGCGAATCTGGCCAAGAAAGCTCGGAAATTAAATCTGAATCCACAAGAGAAGGAAAGTAAACATCACTGTGAGGTACATCAGGAAGAACTGAAGCTATTTTGTGAAACTGACAAGAAATTGATCTGTTACACTTGTGTAGTTTCTCGGGAACACAAATCTCACAACTTCATATCAATTAAAGAAGCTGTTGAGATCTACAAG GGTGAAGTGAAATCATCTTTGAATTCTATCACAGAAAAGAAATGGGAGGTTTCAGAAATGGAGAGGCAGCAGAAAGAGAGGATTTCCCAAGTTCGA GAACAGGCGAGCACTCTGAGGACCAACATCACATCCGAGTTTGTTGAATTGTACCAAATTCTCAGTGAGAAAAAGCAACGTTTACTCAGAGATCTCAAGGAAGAGGCGGAGAGGATTCTAAAACCAATGGAGAGAAACCTTCGAAAAATTCAAGAGAATTTAAATTCTATTGATGAGAAACGCTCAACACTGGAGAAACAATTGCGAGAAAAAGACGGGGTGATGTTTCTGAAG GACGATAATTGTGAGAAAAGCAG GATTAACAGGGAAAATGACACACTGCAGTTGGTAGATGGTGCCCTGAATGATGGACATTTCTGTGGCCCTTCATTGTACACAATTTggagagaattcctggaagccaTCAAGCCTG ACTCTGTGACCCTTGATGAAGaaacagcacatccagagcttgaGTTGTCTAATGATCTGAAAAGTGTGAGATGGACCAGCACTGCAAGGAGCCTCCCTGATAACACAAAAAGGTTTACAATGCGGGAATCTGTGCTGGGATCAATAGGGTTCACATCAGGGAGACATTACTGGGCAGTGGACGTGTCAGGGAATCGGCACTGGAGACTGGGAGTAGCTGCACaatctgtggacagaaagagaAGTGTTGgactgaaaccagagaatggattCTGGACCATCCAGCGGACTGAAGATCAGTTTCATATAAAACCCTCCCTTGGATCCCCTCTCCCAGTTGGTTACATTCCAAGAAATGTGGGGGTTTATCTTAATTATGAGGCTGGAACAGTTTCATTTTATTGTGCGGATACCAAGTTCCAACTCCACACTTTCACTGGGAATAAATTCACAGAGAAGCTTTATCCCTTCTTCTGGACCTGGGATGAAAACAAATGGTTGACGATTTGCTGCAATTACAATCCAAATATGTAA
- the LOC132832502 gene encoding nuclear factor 7, brain-like isoform X4, producing the protein MASGQQGENWTEETVCPICLDFFTDPVILDCGHNFCRFCITQIWERQKINSCPECRQEFPDRSLRGNRALANLAKKARKLNLNPQEKESKHHCEVHQEELKLFCETDKKLICYTCVVSREHKSHNFISIKEAVEIYKDDNCEKSRINRENDTLQLVDGALNDGHFCGPSLYTIWREFLEAIKPDSVTLDEETAHPELELSNDLKSVRWTSTARSLPDNTKRFTMRESVLGSIGFTSGRHYWAVDVSGNRHWRLGVAAQSVDRKRSVGLKPENGFWTIQRTEDQFHIKPSLGSPLPVGYIPRNVGVYLNYEAGTVSFYCADTKFQLHTFTGNKFTEKLYPFFWTWDENKWLTICCNYNPNM; encoded by the exons ATGGCTTCCGGACAGCAGGGAGAGAATTGGACCGAGGAGACCGTTtgtcccatttgtctggatttctTCACCGATCCGGTTATACTGGATTGTGGACACAACTTCTGCCGCTTCTGTATCACCCAGATTTGGGAAAGGCAGAAGATAAACTCCTGCCCGGAATGTCGACAGGAGTTTCCGGACAGATCCCTCAGAGGCAACCGGGCCTTAGCGAATCTGGCCAAGAAAGCTCGGAAATTAAATCTGAATCCACAAGAGAAGGAAAGTAAACATCACTGTGAGGTACATCAGGAAGAACTGAAGCTATTTTGTGAAACTGACAAGAAATTGATCTGTTACACTTGTGTAGTTTCTCGGGAACACAAATCTCACAACTTCATATCAATTAAAGAAGCTGTTGAGATCTACAAG GACGATAATTGTGAGAAAAGCAG GATTAACAGGGAAAATGACACACTGCAGTTGGTAGATGGTGCCCTGAATGATGGACATTTCTGTGGCCCTTCATTGTACACAATTTggagagaattcctggaagccaTCAAGCCTG ACTCTGTGACCCTTGATGAAGaaacagcacatccagagcttgaGTTGTCTAATGATCTGAAAAGTGTGAGATGGACCAGCACTGCAAGGAGCCTCCCTGATAACACAAAAAGGTTTACAATGCGGGAATCTGTGCTGGGATCAATAGGGTTCACATCAGGGAGACATTACTGGGCAGTGGACGTGTCAGGGAATCGGCACTGGAGACTGGGAGTAGCTGCACaatctgtggacagaaagagaAGTGTTGgactgaaaccagagaatggattCTGGACCATCCAGCGGACTGAAGATCAGTTTCATATAAAACCCTCCCTTGGATCCCCTCTCCCAGTTGGTTACATTCCAAGAAATGTGGGGGTTTATCTTAATTATGAGGCTGGAACAGTTTCATTTTATTGTGCGGATACCAAGTTCCAACTCCACACTTTCACTGGGAATAAATTCACAGAGAAGCTTTATCCCTTCTTCTGGACCTGGGATGAAAACAAATGGTTGACGATTTGCTGCAATTACAATCCAAATATGTAA
- the LOC132832502 gene encoding zinc-binding protein A33-like isoform X7, translating into MASGQQGENWTEETVCPICLDFFTDPVILDCGHNFCRFCITQIWERQKINSCPECRQEFPDRSLRGNRALANLAKKARKLNLNPQEKESKHHCEVHQEELKLFCETDKKLICYTCVVSREHKSHNFISIKEAVEIYKGEVKSSLNSITEKKWEVSEMERQQKERISQVREQASTLRTNITSEFVELYQILSEKKQRLLRDLKEEAERILKPMERNLRKIQENLNSIDEKRSTLEKQLREKDGVMFLKDDNCEKSRINRENDTLQLVDGALNDGHFCGPSLYTIWREFLEAIKPDSVTLDEETAHPELELSNDLKSVRWTSTARSLPDNTKRSKMLPKSSWKKSSF; encoded by the exons ATGGCTTCCGGACAGCAGGGAGAGAATTGGACCGAGGAGACCGTTtgtcccatttgtctggatttctTCACCGATCCGGTTATACTGGATTGTGGACACAACTTCTGCCGCTTCTGTATCACCCAGATTTGGGAAAGGCAGAAGATAAACTCCTGCCCGGAATGTCGACAGGAGTTTCCGGACAGATCCCTCAGAGGCAACCGGGCCTTAGCGAATCTGGCCAAGAAAGCTCGGAAATTAAATCTGAATCCACAAGAGAAGGAAAGTAAACATCACTGTGAGGTACATCAGGAAGAACTGAAGCTATTTTGTGAAACTGACAAGAAATTGATCTGTTACACTTGTGTAGTTTCTCGGGAACACAAATCTCACAACTTCATATCAATTAAAGAAGCTGTTGAGATCTACAAG GGTGAAGTGAAATCATCTTTGAATTCTATCACAGAAAAGAAATGGGAGGTTTCAGAAATGGAGAGGCAGCAGAAAGAGAGGATTTCCCAAGTTCGA GAACAGGCGAGCACTCTGAGGACCAACATCACATCCGAGTTTGTTGAATTGTACCAAATTCTCAGTGAGAAAAAGCAACGTTTACTCAGAGATCTCAAGGAAGAGGCGGAGAGGATTCTAAAACCAATGGAGAGAAACCTTCGAAAAATTCAAGAGAATTTAAATTCTATTGATGAGAAACGCTCAACACTGGAGAAACAATTGCGAGAAAAAGACGGGGTGATGTTTCTGAAG GACGATAATTGTGAGAAAAGCAG GATTAACAGGGAAAATGACACACTGCAGTTGGTAGATGGTGCCCTGAATGATGGACATTTCTGTGGCCCTTCATTGTACACAATTTggagagaattcctggaagccaTCAAGCCTG ACTCTGTGACCCTTGATGAAGaaacagcacatccagagcttgaGTTGTCTAATGATCTGAAAAGTGTGAGATGGACCAGCACTGCAAGGAGCCTCCCTGATAACACAAAAAG GTCAAAGATGCTTCCCAAATCATCATGGAAGAAGAG
- the LOC132832502 gene encoding zinc-binding protein A33-like isoform X6 → MASGQQGENWTEETVCPICLDFFTDPVILDCGHNFCRFCITQIWERQKINSCPECRQEFPDRSLRGNRALANLAKKARKLNLNPQEKESKHHCEVHQEELKLFCETDKKLICYTCVVSREHKSHNFISIKEAVEIYKGEVKSSLNSITEKKWEVSEMERQQKERISQVREQASTLRTNITSEFVELYQILSEKKQRLLRDLKEEAERILKPMERNLRKIQENLNSIDEKRSTLEKQLREKDGVMFLKDDNCEKSRINRENDTLQLVDGALNDGHFCGPSLYTIWREFLEAIKPDSVTLDEETAHPELELSNDLKSVRWTSTARSLPDNTKRSKMLPKSSWKKSLKKKS, encoded by the exons ATGGCTTCCGGACAGCAGGGAGAGAATTGGACCGAGGAGACCGTTtgtcccatttgtctggatttctTCACCGATCCGGTTATACTGGATTGTGGACACAACTTCTGCCGCTTCTGTATCACCCAGATTTGGGAAAGGCAGAAGATAAACTCCTGCCCGGAATGTCGACAGGAGTTTCCGGACAGATCCCTCAGAGGCAACCGGGCCTTAGCGAATCTGGCCAAGAAAGCTCGGAAATTAAATCTGAATCCACAAGAGAAGGAAAGTAAACATCACTGTGAGGTACATCAGGAAGAACTGAAGCTATTTTGTGAAACTGACAAGAAATTGATCTGTTACACTTGTGTAGTTTCTCGGGAACACAAATCTCACAACTTCATATCAATTAAAGAAGCTGTTGAGATCTACAAG GGTGAAGTGAAATCATCTTTGAATTCTATCACAGAAAAGAAATGGGAGGTTTCAGAAATGGAGAGGCAGCAGAAAGAGAGGATTTCCCAAGTTCGA GAACAGGCGAGCACTCTGAGGACCAACATCACATCCGAGTTTGTTGAATTGTACCAAATTCTCAGTGAGAAAAAGCAACGTTTACTCAGAGATCTCAAGGAAGAGGCGGAGAGGATTCTAAAACCAATGGAGAGAAACCTTCGAAAAATTCAAGAGAATTTAAATTCTATTGATGAGAAACGCTCAACACTGGAGAAACAATTGCGAGAAAAAGACGGGGTGATGTTTCTGAAG GACGATAATTGTGAGAAAAGCAG GATTAACAGGGAAAATGACACACTGCAGTTGGTAGATGGTGCCCTGAATGATGGACATTTCTGTGGCCCTTCATTGTACACAATTTggagagaattcctggaagccaTCAAGCCTG ACTCTGTGACCCTTGATGAAGaaacagcacatccagagcttgaGTTGTCTAATGATCTGAAAAGTGTGAGATGGACCAGCACTGCAAGGAGCCTCCCTGATAACACAAAAAG GTCAAAGATGCTTCCCAAATCATCATGGAAGAAGAG